One Littorina saxatilis isolate snail1 linkage group LG1, US_GU_Lsax_2.0, whole genome shotgun sequence genomic window carries:
- the LOC138949256 gene encoding uncharacterized protein — MQTQQYDHAASFAPDTDYTQHGFQEAPVTSPSDVYYGQDAYLPQMQGQPALSEGSALARTLAEALLINRLPTQEPTTFSGDPLTYPLWRSSFTLLIERQGVSAEEKLLYLEKYLDGPAKDAVKGLFLIRDAQAYQQALQTLEERFGSSFVVARAFREKLDAWPVIKPKDGQALRAFSDFLGQCLVASRVIGQLQNLEDQAYHKTLMSKLPDWLVRNWVRKVNKTKNEKKRYPTFEELSAFIKTEADILCEPLFSSSKSAASSTSQTASSAVPKKTSYSTDCSTTSACQECDRCQHHAKTVLSTNCDEVCPFCTVRFPTSSSSHPLLRCQRFDEIPVEDRKHFMYETSLCFSCARKTDHRSVDCTTRAICDKCQGPHLTMLHGAPSYRKKMPNQQRNARGPPDSSRFVCISQDARVSASGSAFATTNKSDRPVRATMIVPVRVSTKENPTVEHTTYALLDTMSCISFVTESLSDKLNTHSEPASLRLNTMTSQNTHIECQRVTGLCVKALNSNVSHNLKTLYTTDHLTKDTENIPTSETARNIKHLSHIASEIPPLLEGCTPGLLIGYDHAELFMPERVIKGDPYAVLTPLGWTILGQVSPKQSVHDVMHVSLTEQYCPSEYEDHYEEDHYEEDQYEEDHNEEDNDEEDHDEEDQYKED, encoded by the exons atgcaaacgcagcaatatgaccacgctgcaagctttgctcctgacacggactacacacagcatggttttcaAGAGGCTCCGGTCACGAGCCCTTCAGACGTCTACTATGGGCAAGATGCATACCTTCCTCAGATGCAAGGCCAGCCAGCGCTCTCCGAGGGTTCTGCCCTAGCTCGTACTCTAGCTGAGGCTCTCCTTATCAACAGGTTACCGACGCAGGAGCCCACTACGTTTTCAGGAGATCCATTGACGTACCCTCTCTGGAGGTCCTCATTCACTCTTTTGATTGAGCGGCAGGGCGTTTCTGCAGAGGAAAAGCTCCTCTACTTGGAGAAGTACTTGGACGGTCCGGCGAAGGATGCGGTCAAGGGACTCTTTCTGATCAGGGATGCCCAGGCCTATCAGCAGGCCCTTCAGACGTTGGAGGAAAGGTTCGGCAGTTCTTTCGTCGTTGCCAGAGCCTTCCGAGAGAAACTAGATGCATGGCCGGTAATCAAACCCAAAGATGGACAAGCCCTCCGCGCCTTCTCGGACTTTCTTGGACAATGCCTTGTGGCGAGCCGAGTGATAGGCCAGCTACAGAATCTGGAAGACCAAGCCTATCACAAGACACTCATGAGCAAGCTTCCAGATTGGTTGGTGAGAAACTGGGTGCGGAAAGTAAACAAGACCAAGAACGAGAAGAAACGCTACCCTACCTTTGAGGAGTTGTCAGCTTTCatcaagacagaggcagacatcctTTGCGAGCCCCTTTTCTCCTCCAGCAAATCTGCCGCCTCTTCCACCTCACAGACCGCCAGTTCAGCAGTCCCCAAGAAAACATCGTACAGTACGGATTGTTCTACTACATCTGCATGTCAAGAGTGTGACAGATGTCAGCACCACGCTAAAACTGTCCTGAGTACGAACTGCGACGAAGTCTGTCCCTTTTGTACCGTTCGTTTTCCGACCAGctcttcttctcatcctctACTCAGATGCCAGAGGTTCGATGAGATTCCCGTTGAGGACAGGAAACACTTCATGTACGAAACGTCCTTGTGCTTCTCCTGTGCCAGAAAGACTGACCATAGAAGTGTAGACTGCACTACCAGGGCGATATGCGACAAGTGCCAAGGCCCACATCTCACTATGCTGCATGGAGCGCCCAGCTACAGGAAGAAGATGCCCAATCAGCAACGGAATGCCCGGGGACCGCCAGATTCTTCAAGGTTTGTCTGTATCAGTCAAGATGCCCGTGTTTCTGCCTCTGGATCAGCATTCGCGACGACCAACAAGTCAGACAGACCAGTCAGAGCTACCATGATTGTTCCGGTCAGAGTTTCGACGAAAGAGAATCCCACGGTAGAGCATACGACATACGCGCTGCTTGACACCATGTCTTGCATCTCCTTCGTTACTGAATCTTTGAGTGACAAGCTGAACACTCATTCTGAGCCAGCGTCATTGAGGCTGAACACTATGACTTCTCAGAACACTCATATCGAATGTCAGAGAGTGACCGGATTGTGTGTCAAGGCCCTCAACTCCAATGTTTCCCACAACCTGAAAACGCTCTACACGACGGACCATCTCACCAAAGACACTGAGAACATACCAACATCAGAGACCGCTCGTAACATCAAGCATTTGAGTCATATTGCCAGCGAGATTCCCCCGTTGCTCGAAGGCTGCACTCCCGGGTTGTTGATTGGCTACGATCATGCAGAGCTATTCATGCCAGAGAGAGTCATCAAGGGAGACCCATACGCCGTTCTCACACCGTTGGGTTGGACGATACTGGGACAAGTGTCGCCAAAACAGTCTGTCCATGACGTGATGCACGTGTCTCTAACAGAACAGTATTGTCCCAGCGAGTACGAAG ACCACTACGAAGAAGACCActacgaagaagaccagtacgaagaagaccacaacgaagaagacaacgacgaagaagaccacgacgaagaagaccagtacAAAGAAGACTAG